The genomic region tacGTCGTGCGTTACAACGCGTCAACATTGTGCGTTGTGTCATTATAAACGTATATGTGCGGATGCTGCTCGATAATCGCTATGTCTTTCTCGAGCTGTTGCAACTCGCGTTCCATTCTCGCCTTCTTTTGCGCCTTCGGTAACGTGTCCGCGAGAAACGGTAACCCCTGGAATTGTTTCATCGCTTCCTTCCACTTTTGCTTCATACCCTGTTTCCGGAAGCAACATACTTACTATCACTTCTGTCTAGATGATGGTCCAAATTAAACGAGAGCATTACGATCTAATTAGTTACCTACATCTAATAGTATCTTACGCTCCTCCTTGTCAATGTATCGACACGTCGACACTTTTGGTATTTTATCTCCATTAAGTTGTTCAGCTATATTTGTTTCTACCCTCACATCGGCTGTTGCGCTAACCGCGATGAATCTCGGTATTTTTCCATAATTCTAAAGAATATTActgattaaaattgatatataataagttaaagttacTTGTTTTACAAGTTAACTAATTAccacttatttataaattataaatattaattataaattatttatttatatatatataaataaataatatttataattataaattatataataaacaataataaattatatttattatataaataattatataggtgatttacataataattattataagaatagtgatattattctgaaatattatatattacgtaaattatttatttatataaatacatgtaaatgCAACTCGtgaaatatcgataaaaataaaaaaaacaattgtctAACTAATATAAAAGCTCGGTTAAAAATAATCAGTTTTCTCCCGTATAGGTGTACTCGTACTTTCTTATGAACATAAACCGGAAGTAATCCGCTCTTCTTTAAATCATACGTATCGCCATGCCGAGTGTCGACGGACCGCTGTTTGGGCTCTATCGGATAAGAACGTTTCACACAAAGGATATTCTGTTTAACGAAATTTATTTCCCGTGTGTCGACCAATTTTTCCAAAGGATCCGCCATTTTGCCGATCATCCTCGCGCGTATATGTGGGCGACTTCGACCAAactctaattaatttatgtatatacacacaagGACAGAAATGCCCAGGCATCTAAATTTGCACGAGTtcaaggccggtattcatagtcaattcttatttcaaggtcgtatatagcgttttcgactgcagtgggttttaacccAAGTTTGTCGCCATTTGctggaatcgtccaattagaacggacgattgtcgaaaacgctataagatgctaatacggctttcTGATTGATTAATGATATCTTATGACTTATAtgcttaagacgatcttaaatataagaatcgactattggccggtattcataatcgtcttaagtaatatcttatgatgctaatacggctctctgattggttgatggcattttaagatgatacttaagacgatcttaaatataagaatcgactatgaataccggcctaattgaaaaaaatacgtcaaccggatataggccggtattcatagtcaatttttatttcaagattgtcttaagtaacgtcttaagatgctaatatggttctctgattggttgatggcatcttaaggtgatacttaagacgatcttaaatataagaatcggctatgaataccggccaatAGATTGAAAATTATACGTCAATCGGACATACAAtaagggttggtttataatagccgttaccgtaagaaattcaccaatcatagtcgattatttttttatatatcgactatgattggtccaATTTCTTAaacccgtatcagactacgcattgaaaattgaagattgaagattaaagattgagctttggccaatcaaaataaaaggagttaaaatttccttgttttgattggtcaaatttcaatctttaatcttcaatcttaatcttcaatgcgtagtctgatacgggctttacggttacggctattataaaccaactttaaaGAAAATACGTCAACCTGAATTTAAATAGACGGGATctgatagcgcacggtgcgagcccaccaaccaatcatcttgacttatctaacccaatcaACGAAAAAACTCTAGGAATCAGCCGCTATGCGTAGTGATATGCTATCGGTtctgtgtgctatcgggatccgcccaatcaagaggcttgttttctattcctgcactagactgcattgaaatgttccttcttgctttcactaactttcaaatatatatctatttcattttaagtgcacactaattcagggagttcaggaacaaaAAACAAACGGTAAATCTGAAAGATTTaaggccacttgcaccaacgctgattaacttaatcgctgattagtctatcgtaattgaccaattgtatttgtcgttaagtaaaaacgacaaatgcgattggtcaattcctatagactaatcagcgattaagttaatcggcgttggtgaaagtggcccttaggttgcgttccgatatacattgccagtactgaaaatttataagccggtattcatagtcgattcttatttcaagattgtcttaagtaacgtcttaagatgctaatacgactctctgattggttgatggcatcttaagatgatacttaagatgatcttaaatataagaatcgactatgaataccggccatagttTACGTTACGTATACCATAGATTTTCAGTGCTGGCAGTGAATTTCTCTAAAGGAATATTTCAACATGTTTtgatattcttctagatcatccaatcagactttcagatttagaagaatacaccaataacagcgcTCGCTCACTCAACcattgagtctgctgaacgcagccattgaACGCCAATCCTGTCCAATATCGCGTTCATAAAGATACTCCATGTTGTCACGATCACATCTGTATTTGCGTATGTATGCATGCATACGTTGTGTTCATTATTACACGCCATTACGCAGTACCACCACTAGCATCTTGTCATTGTGTTACGCGGATCAGTTCTAGAAAGTTCCACGAGAGCGTAATAGGCGCTTGCGATTACCTGGCCGTTTTCGTGTGTGACGCGTAGTGTTGAAAATCTACTTTCTATCGATCGTATAGGTAAATTTTTCGCATCTTCGAACATCCTAAAGCATCCCGCAAAAATGTCGTTGTTTGGATCGTTCATGGGCGATGATGATATCTTCAACATCTTTGGGTAAGTTCCACCGTGATTCCGCACAGCATGTATACATGCTACTCCGGGGGTCGCAGCACTATTTGAAGAGCAATGGCTCGTAATGGATCTGTCAGATGCATCGCTAACATCTATCACTGTTActtcaaaattcaatttttcttatctgcatcaaaagaataatttagattttgttgaaaatgcaAGATTAAGTTATTTCTTAATGGGTAATTCCTGACCGTTCAACATATAGAAGCAATATGTGCATATAAAAGTTGCATATATATagcatcttttttattttataaagtattttatgtacaatCTAGCCTATTTCTTACGAGTGTTCTTTTTAACTCAGCTTCTTGTATAGTtcacctttcttttttttacattagagagaaaaagagaaaacttgAATTGTTCGAGTTCAGTTAAAAGATCTCTTGtgaatataagttttttttataaatttgaaagaaaagaaaacaataattattttaaattattattatattatttttttaatgtgattcaTAGATAAaccacatttttaataataaagaaattaatattgaaaatatgtttaatgcgaatgatatattaaattaaatatcacattaataattaaatgctttttaacttttgtaagtatataaattaatttgtatcaaTTAAAAGAGGTTTCTATAGCAATCAATCTGTGTTGTGTCACTTGTTATCTTTTGTATTTTGTCTTTAAcatgtctttaaaaaatgtaaattattatatgtaaacttGAAAATCTAAAAATGAGAATGTATGAATTTCGGATTTATTTATCAATAGATCATCCATGCATAATACTATGAGGCAAATGAACACCATGATGAACTCCATGTTCACTGATCCGTTTGATATGATGAGACCAAATGCTCTTATGCCTCATTATGGTAGAGGACTTCACAATGATATGCCAGTTTCCCTGTTTGATCCTCATTTTGGCAGATTTGATTTtgtaagtataattaaaaataagttgtatgttatttataataatgataatcaTTAATAGTTTTTCATgtaaatgatattatatttaattttaatatgcagagtgtttaaaaaaagcatttatcatttatatggTAGATAGTACATAcctaagtaaaaaataattataagtggAAAACTCAATCATTTCTTAGATATAAATGAGTTTGTATGTTAACTCTCAACTACAATGTGTGGGGTACAAATGTATCCCACAATTAGAcacaattacataaatattttttgcatggCACAAGATTACTAttgttttcaaacaaaaatatcttaaagttaataatgaaaattggaagaatatatttttttatttagagccctacaaattattttttgttttttttaaatgtataattaatgattatttttaggtttagaatatgtaattattacattatactaAAAAGAAACacaaatgttaaatttcttctCAGTTAAAATTCTTATCAAATTTACAAAACTATCTTGCAGGTGTAGTTGTGGCTATGTTTGATCAgtgtagttaaaaattaatatcgcaaCTATCCTGCGATGACATCTATGTGATATATGCCATAAAAAAGAGACTAaatcttgttaaatttttatctcaatgTTTACAGAAAATGTTCCACATGTTCTTCATATATATTTAGCATCTTCTTACAGAGTTGCAAAATTCtaagtttttgtttaaattatgtttgaccttggaaaataatatttgatcaatgtttaattttttatttaatatgatgTGTGCTATCTgttaaaaccaaaatttttctacttttttaaatactttattacaaacatatatttacaaattatatttaatgtatagaACAACATGACAAGTAATGGAAACATGGGTCATTCATTCATGAGCCAATCTGTGATGACCATGTCTAGTGGTCCCGATGGTCGGCCACAAGTTTATCAGGAAACCATGTCTACAAGAACGGCACCTGGTGGCATAAAGGAAACTAAACAGACAGTAAGCGATTCTCGTACTGGAACCAGGAAAATGGCTATTGGTCATCATATTGGTGAAAGAGCACATATCCTTGAAAGAGAGCGAAATTTGCATAATGGCGATGAAGAAGAACGACAGGAATTTATTAATCTTGATGAAGGTAATCTTTTTGTAgccttaaaaatttaattattggcataaaaaaagaatttttatttttttattaatataaattgtttttatctttattatagaAGAAGCAGAGAGTTTCAATCGCGAATGGGAAACACGTACTCGTCGTGTTCCTGCTGCAATTGATGGTGCAAGGTCAGGTGCAAGTAACGTGAGAGTTAATCCGGAACGAAGGCAATTAGCTTTACCATCTACCACAGATATACCAGCAAGGTCAGTACCTTAGAACAGAGTAGCTAAAATGTATATCActcaataagaaaaattttgttgaaggtaggaatatacaaatattaatattttactgcattagtaaattataaaattgtacaatacattttaattatatgtatcaatagttttattcatatttatacttttatctgtaatttaatattatacatggCATGtgcatgttttattattacaatccaaaaagaagattaatatataacaaaatattttataaatatttatatcatatttatatatatttatcaagttCAATTCGAGtgcaaatattgaatattttgtgaaacatcttaataaatgttttacatgttatttaatattaaattttgtggtaatattattttgttaataaaattaataactgtaaCAGTTCATAAAAAgcattgataaattttatatttgcatagCAGATATAAGAACTGGAGACACGccagaaaataataaatggaaTATGGGATTTCATCATGTGTGGCTGcatgtttcatatatatatatatatatatatatattctataatttttaatttttcttcctgTATGCtgctttgaaataaatatatgcatgTTGCTTTTCAATATATGCTGTTATAAGagcatgtatatttatatattacatatatttttataattttaatttttatgtatacacTTTGCTATTATATAATAAGGTACTTTTAAAAgttgtagaaattaatttaaaaaatgaagaaaaatgaaattatatttaaataaattcagtttatatatttatttatacataattctcTTCTATTATGaaaagtaaaagaatttattaggCAATTgcttatatgttaataatttagatttactcttatatattgcattatttcaTTCTTGTTATTTCATTCTTTACATTGTTACTTGTTTTTCTCatgtaataattttcttgtttcttttatttatattggtaTTGTCCTGTGCTTTTGTAGTCGACATTCTAATAGAAGTACAAGATTCAGGGTACCTTCCTCTAGACGTGCTATAAGGTccttaaatcatttaaaaagtaCATCTCCTTCTTCAAGGTAAGTTTAGTTTTCTGTCAAACTTTCTGCATTAATTCTCTGCACTGTAAATTTAAACTCAAAACTTGTAAAAgaatatacttgaaaaaatataaatcaagatttttgtcattttatgataaatgcataaaatgaatataaataaatcagatcattgtatttcataatttaactTTATCACAGCAATAAAGCTAtttcatatgtacatacatttcacAAGAAAGAAAAATGCATCATAATGCTTAGATTATTACAATGCTTATATATTAGATGCATACATAGATCAGTAAATTGAAGCAATAGTGttctaataaatacattttgctatcattatattaataagtgATCTCTTTTATAATCAggttttacattaatgtaatatatgtatatcataaaAACATGAGaactttaagatattttttaagattatcatTATTCTTGTACTCCACTATTATctgacataatttttaattcgatATTTACAATGCAAATCTATGCTTATTTAATGTcactattttttatcaaaatttgtttctgGCACGTTTTATTTAAACAGTATTAATATTACGAGGGCAATTTGAAAACTACGCCACAGCCGCGCCGGGAGGATTCCGTTAGCGCACGATGCGATAATACACATCCAAATCTCAAGTCATTGGCTAGAAATTTTCTAGTGTAccattcgtcagaaaatttttaaattagctaATCAGTAATATAGGGATATCGAGTATTACTCAGTTGAATTTGTTCTGTTAAAATTTGTCGTAAAAGTTTAAACGAATGATGAATGATTCATGATGAATTGGATAACGTTGAACATCATGctgtaattaagtttttttcttttggttgGAAAGACTTAAcacaaatagtatttttaaagaGATGAAAAATTGGGTGATAGTGCACGATAGTGTATTGTGTGTTAATATGCAACAATAAAGAAATGGGCGGTCAAATTTAAACGTGGCCGTGCTTAGCTTACAAGGTAATCTGCATTGTGGATGTCTAAAAATTGCAACGACAGAAGAAATTGTCAACAAAGTGTGATATTGTTTTACGGGACCGATCATTGAAAGCGAAATAGCGAAGAAGTGAACATTTCAGATGTGAACGAGTATAATATAtcttaactaaattaaatatgaaagttTTCAACGAGATGGATGCCGCGTTTATTAACTGTGGATCAAAAGcgcattaaaatacaaatttttcaagaCTATTTGGATCGCTTTAAGAGGAATGACTTTATCCAGTGATTTGTGACTACAGATGAAACATGGATTTACTATTACACTTCAGAATCGAAGCAACAGTCAAGGCAATGGAAACATAGTGATCGTCCATCACTGAAAAAGGCAAAATTAGCTTTATCCGCTGTAAAAGTTATGGCTTTAATTTTCTGGGATGCTAAAAGGATACTATTGAGTGATTACATTCAGAAAGGCCAAATGGTTACCAGAGAGTACTAATCTTTTAGCTCGACTAGACCAAACAATTTGCGAAAAAAGATtaggtttattaaaaaaagctttatGTTGCATTAAAACATCCCCATACAATTGTTGTGTCTATAAAAAAACTCGCTGAATTGAAGTACGACTTGTTTCCTCATTTTGcatattcttcaaattttttcccTTTAGTCCCATTTGTTTCCAATTGAAAAAGTTTCTTAATGGTCGGCAATTTGTGTCAAGTGATGAATTGATAGCTCCAGTAAGCAGTTATTTTGAAGAACTTCAAGAAAACTTCAAGAAATAGATCCATGATAAGATTTAAAAGCACTGGAACCCCACTGAATGAAGTGTATTAAAACTGAGaactatattgaaaaataaaaataattgaaaacctAGAGTTGTATGCTGTTATTGTTATGTTGCGATGTTTTCAAAttgctcttttattattaatgttgtaatcttattcatatttaaattataatgtgcTATATGGAACCTGTGATTCATAAACAGCAACTCTGTTAAGATTGCTACAGAATATACGTCTTGTGTGTGTATTGCAGGTCCAGccgcaaatattaataaattaaaagcatAGTATACACCAGTGACGCTTATGCAACGTAAGTACGTTGCGctttattctattatttctttttatttcttttaattcaattttcagTACTAATTTGTGTAATTACGAACACTTGTGTTTAATATGTTTCGGCtagtaatacaatatatttaatttcgatGTTATCTATCTCGATATTAGGTATAGAGGTGTATATTGTACAGTTGGAAAAGTacagaataaaagtaattttaattgatgTAATTCTATTAGAATGTAACAGAAAGAAatgttatatactttttttacgtttaaattatatagaatgattCTAATTGAATGACGATATCTGTGTATAATATTGATTCTAgttgatattaatatattaaatagcaTAGTAACTATGTATTAAGGTATTAGATTCTTATGTGTCagttacaatttaataatattgatgtaatttattattactaaatatttttaagtttcgataaattattgtaacaaaCATATCTTCATTAAATCCAATTGTAGATATGCATTTTTAACGTTGCTGTTCTATTTGCGTCTATTTGAtctaaattgcattttattttcttatattattttattaaaaattttttcctctaGCATTTAATgagattttgtttattaatgtctcttttatgaaatttttttatttatatatttatagcactttttttatcttatgtatacatgtgtgtatatatatatatatttttttttaaaccataaattaataatatgatcATATAGAACAGCAGGATTACATACGTTAACTTTACTTGCACGCGTGCGTACGCATTCTTTTCcgaaaaatgcaattttgcaaaataagcTATAGCAATTTCACACTATTGCAGCATAAGAGCATGACTCGCTTATCTTGcattcttttttcttgttttttctcgctttaacaatacaatttagtagtaatatcacataaaatattcatgtgCTTTAACTCTTTAAATTCATcgcttttcaattttattgtattgtataaaaaCTTATTGATTTATGTTTCCAGCTACAAATCTCCAGAACCCGCAGCAGCGTCTTCGAGAACCGAAACATTACCGACATCATCGCTGTCTACGCCAGGATCACGAAAACGCGAACATAAGCCGGATAGACAAGTTAGTAATAAGCGTCACGCTGTTCCCGCTAGTGACAACTAGAATCTCAAACTACTCTATCCGTAACATACTTTACTCTATCCCTATTACGCGAAACCTCATATAACGAGGCTTATCTTGAACAGACTAGAAATCTATTTTCTTTCATAATCGTTCATAAATGTTCTAAGAAAATTGTAcgattattttttctaaaaattgttaTCTCACACTTCGCTCACAagaagtattattattttaatacaactaTTTAAACCGAGTGTACGGTAAAGCTCAGTAatgttctttcttttcttttgtacatgaataatttattcaaatattatatctgTAGATTAATCTCAGTTATATATgttgaaattattaaagaaataaacttttaaaatatatctcggacttttttcattaattaaaggCTCTGGCAATTTTTCATGTTACTTTCATATCTATTCTGTCTTTTAAAATATcgtatattcattattatataatcaaagATGTCACATTCACTGATGGTTGATCAGTTTCTATTAATCTCAttactatataattaaaatatatttaaaaatgtaaaagaaacataaataaattcttgttttaaatgtattttaaactttattttatttaatcaattttccaTGTAGATTCGCGTATCGATAAAAggtattcattattttaaagcaTATTTATTGAAAGGTGAggtattaataatacaatatcttatgcgtcaaaaaatttattcaaacaaaatcaaatttagTGTTTACAATTGAAAGATATACGTATTAGTCTAAGAAAGAAACAACGTGTAGCGCGAGTGCGCGCACGTGACATAATAAAAACATCCCTTGTACCAATAATTTTAGTGCAGTCTTTTCTACACGTAAATAGTAATCTATTAACTGCATTAGTACCAATATTGTTCAATGAAAATATTACCACACCGATCTATTATATCACCATAAAACCCAAAAACCTACATATCCAAGACTAAAGtataaagcaaaataatatttaaaaactttttagttATAAGAATGAAATGATTAAGGCTTCGTCTTGCGCATTCTAGATAAAAAgcgaatatataaaatcaaacaaaatcgTATGTACTTTAGATTATGCTATTCGATCGCATCTGTTAATGTTTTCATTGAATTGCATACGCAAAATAATAGAGTCGTCAAAAACATCTTACGAATCTTATTAAAAGAACGCTTTCTCATAAGAGCTGAATCATGCATTTTTAATAACTCATCTTTAAGATCAATGATTAGTACTTTTATACAAAGAATATTAACGACATATTTTTATgcagaaatattaatgtacttCTGCAGTTTACAATGATTTCAATTTATCTCATCATTCTATGTACAAAAGTTTTAAGATGATCGAAAAGCGAAGAGTTTGCAAAATTGCAAGATTCATCTTGTATATCTGCaaatatacgaatattataaaaaagcgtaattataataaataaaagaaaaaacaagcTACGAGagataatgaaagaaaaagaacgtAAGAGGAAAGCGGGCAAAAGAAGTAACAAAACGTGGTATTGTGTTGACGCTCCATTGGTTGGAGTGACTTCTGTTTGTTAATTATCCTCCGCTAAGGTGTTGATTCTTGTGTTGATGGCCAACAGCTGTGTCACAAATGAAGAGTCACTCATGACAGTGGCTAAAGTGGAGAGGATATTTTCCAGGATCTCTTGCGAAACATTGAGTTGTCGAGCACATTCCGCTATCATCTCCATTTCCTCGGTATCAGGACTTATCTAAAACAAACATTTCTATTGTAAATCTCAAGATGTCCTCAAAGTTATTTCTGATTAATTTCCAGACTAATAAATCTCAAAGAGATTTATACCTTACGCGAACCATAGAACTTATTGAATGCCATCTTGACTCGCTTCTTCCCGTTACCAGTCTGATAGAAAATTGTGAAGGTATGCGTATTGTTCTTATCTACTACAACGGGGAAATATATGCCGGCGGTGACGTGACCCTTAGTATCTCTGGCAAGGAGACTTCTCTGATTATAAACCAAGTTTCTACGTTCTGTAACGTCAATGGCAGTTAAATATGGCCTTGCCACATAAATGAGGGCGACTTGCGTCCTCTCCAAGGCACCAGGACGAGTTTTTCTCTCATGCCATTCAACATAATCGGGATCGTCGGCACACAGACAGTAGTTGTACTCTTTCTTACAGGTTGGCTCGTCGGATTGCGTGAACCAGCCCGTGTGAGGGTATAACTTATCGGCCATCACAGTGATAACGCGCGCTACGTGGTAACCGGGATCGAGCAGCATGACGCCGCGACGTCCGCCAATCTCGATTTTCAGGCACACTAGTACATGCTCCTTCTCGCCGCTATCCGCCGCTGGTGGACCGCCAACATAGCCGGCGATGTCACCAATTGTCTGCAATAGAACATTGATTATTTatctcataaatattattaacaactTGGATACTTGGATCGTTTCAACTATTTATTGACAGGATTGTCTTCCCAAAagctatttaaaaaacatacacATAGCTACATATAAACATTGTTTTGAAACAAGGACATCGATATTTTGAATTTACCTCTTCACAAGATACTAAGTAGAGGCCACTTGCTATTCCTGGGAATCGCTTATTC from Solenopsis invicta isolate M01_SB chromosome 7, UNIL_Sinv_3.0, whole genome shotgun sequence harbors:
- the LOC105201646 gene encoding enkurin, giving the protein MIGKMADPLEKLVDTREINFVKQNILCVKRSYPIEPKQRSVDTRHGDTYDLKKSGLLPVYVHKKNYGKIPRFIAVSATADVRVETNIAEQLNGDKIPKVSTCRYIDKEERKILLDGMKQKWKEAMKQFQGLPFLADTLPKAQKKARMERELQQLEKDIAIIEQHPHIYVYNDTTHNVDAL
- the LOC105201647 gene encoding myeloid leukemia factor isoform X1: MSLFGSFMGDDDIFNIFGSSMHNTMRQMNTMMNSMFTDPFDMMRPNALMPHYGRGLHNDMPVSLFDPHFGRFDFNNMTSNGNMGHSFMSQSVMTMSSGPDGRPQVYQETMSTRTAPGGIKETKQTVSDSRTGTRKMAIGHHIGERAHILERERNLHNGDEEERQEFINLDEEEAESFNREWETRTRRVPAAIDGARSGASNVRVNPERRQLALPSTTDIPASRHSNRSTRFRVPSSRRAIRSLNHLKSTSPSSSYKSPEPAAASSRTETLPTSSLSTPGSRKREHKPDRQVSNKRHAVPASDN
- the LOC105201647 gene encoding myeloid leukemia factor isoform X3, whose amino-acid sequence is MSLFGSFMGDDDIFNIFGSSMHNTMRQMNTMMNSMFTDPFDMMRPNALMPHYGRGLHNDMPVSLFDPHFGRFDFNNMTSNGNMGHSFMSQSVMTMSSGPDGRPQVYQETMSTRTAPGGIKETKQTVSDSRTGTRKMAIGHHIGERAHILERERNLHNGDEEERQEFINLDEEEAESFNREWETRTRRVPAAIDGARSGASNVRVNPERRQLALPSTTDIPASRHSNRSTRFRVPSSRRAIRSLNHLKSTSPSSRSSRKY
- the LOC105201647 gene encoding myeloid leukemia factor isoform X2; this encodes MSLFGSFMGDDDIFNIFGSSMHNTMRQMNTMMNSMFTDPFDMMRPNALMPHYGRGLHNDMPVSLFDPHFGRFDFNNMTSNGNMGHSFMSQSVMTMSSGPDGRPQVYQETMSTRTAPGGIKETKQTVSDSRTGTRKMAIGHHIGERAHILERERNLHNGDEEERQEFINLDEEEAESFNREWETRTRRVPAAIDGARSGASNVRVNPERRQLALPSTTDIPASYKSPEPAAASSRTETLPTSSLSTPGSRKREHKPDRQVSNKRHAVPASDN
- the LOC105201683 gene encoding uncharacterized protein LOC105201683, with amino-acid sequence MLLDPGYHVARVITVMADKLYPHTGWFTQSDEPTCKKEYNYCLCADDPDYVEWHERKTRPGALERTQVALIYVARPYLTAIDVTERRNLVYNQRSLLARDTKGHVTAGIYFPVVVDKNNTHTFTIFYQTGNGKKRVKMAFNKFYGSRKISPDTEEMEMIAECARQLNVSQEILENILSTLATVMSDSSFVTQLLAINTRINTLAEDN